The Bacteroidota bacterium genome includes a window with the following:
- the kdsB gene encoding 3-deoxy-manno-octulosonate cytidylyltransferase, with translation MKILGVIPARYNSSRFPGKPLADIGGGKTFLEHVYKRCIECRLITDLVVATDDDRIYNTTIGFGGRAVMTQGEYVNGTERTWAVAQLMPDYDAYINIQCDAFFISAQQLNLLAACISKWRDNVVVTLIKPITDNRDMQTGNTVKVVRQTNGYALYFTRSTVPYNVHIPLPEDWMMHHTYYKHIGVYGFTREALQKAATFPQSPLEIAESLEQLRWMENGMRVYTAITLEDAVSIDSPEDLRYALSLLKPVE, from the coding sequence ATGAAAATACTCGGCGTTATCCCCGCTCGCTATAACAGTAGCCGCTTTCCCGGTAAGCCCCTGGCCGACATAGGTGGAGGCAAGACTTTTCTGGAGCATGTGTACAAACGCTGTATCGAGTGCCGCCTGATAACCGATCTGGTGGTGGCTACGGACGATGACCGCATCTACAACACAACGATCGGCTTTGGCGGCAGGGCTGTAATGACGCAGGGTGAGTACGTGAATGGGACCGAGCGCACCTGGGCCGTGGCCCAGCTGATGCCGGACTATGATGCCTACATAAACATACAGTGCGATGCCTTTTTTATATCGGCCCAGCAGCTAAACCTGCTAGCCGCCTGCATTAGCAAGTGGCGAGACAATGTAGTGGTTACCCTCATCAAGCCGATAACCGATAACCGCGATATGCAGACGGGCAATACCGTGAAGGTGGTGCGCCAGACAAATGGTTATGCGCTGTACTTTACCCGCTCTACCGTACCCTATAACGTGCACATACCCCTGCCTGAAGACTGGATGATGCACCACACCTACTACAAGCACATTGGTGTATATGGCTTTACGCGAGAGGCCCTGCAAAAGGCGGCTACCTTTCCGCAAAGCCCACTGGAGATAGCCGAGAGCCTGGAGCAGCTGCGCTGGATGGAGAATGGCATGCGGGTGTATACGGCCATTACCCTGGAGGATGCGGTAAGTATAGACAGCCCAGAAGACCTCCGGTACGCCCTCAGCCTGCTGAAGCCTGTAGAATAA